The sequence below is a genomic window from Draconibacterium halophilum.
CACATACATACCGTCTTTCGAGGTTTCCATCAGCTTTAAATGAAAATCGTTTACATCCGCAACCAGGTTCGTTAGAAATTGGAAATGCCCTTTTTCCCGAATTTGCTCTTTATCCATCATCAGTACCAAATTAGCATACCAATCGGTAATGGCTGCTTTTGTTGTATCATCAGCCTGATAACCGGAAACTAAACGCTCTTCAATAAGCTCCATGTCCAGTTTAAAAGCCCTAATCATATCTTCAATTTGATACAAATACAGGATGTATTCAGCAATATTCTCTTTTCGTTTTTGTTTTGCTACAAGCATATTTTCTGTTTTATGTTTTCTTCTCAGTGAAAGGGAAATTCAAGTCAAACGGAATAGTTACAAATTCGATCTCAAACTCAATCTTGCTTC
It includes:
- a CDS encoding DUF4924 family protein; amino-acid sequence: MLVAKQKRKENIAEYILYLYQIEDMIRAFKLDMELIEERLVSGYQADDTTKAAITDWYANLVLMMDKEQIREKGHFQFLTNLVADVNDFHLKLMETSKDGMYVQTYKTVAGLVMELKEKNPEAKNDVDVGITAVYGFLLLKMQQKEISVDTLEAIKRISKWLGDLSKLYRDFESGDFVF